A stretch of Streptomyces vietnamensis DNA encodes these proteins:
- a CDS encoding ROK family transcriptional regulator has protein sequence MAGTTPGTPGTPRVLRAMNDRAALDLLLEHGPLSRTRIGKLTGLSKPTASQLLARLEAAGLVVATGTTEGRPGPNAQLYAVDARAAYAAGLDVDQHRIHAAVADVTGRIVGEYELRTPGRSASGVVRQVTDALDGAVKAAGVTHADVRRLVIGTPGAFDPATGRLRYASHLPGWHSPTLLEELAAVLPMPFEYENDVNLVALAEQRLGAARGHSDFALLWNEGGLGAALVLGGRLHRGFTGGAGELGFLPVPGTPLVRQVTKANSGGFQELAGIQAVPRIAREAGIETPDHPFVPVVSGLLSRAAETHGDDPRYAELLDRYAERLAVGLASLVTVLDPELIVLAGDALVTGGEPLRARVQSELADLAPSRPRLVLSAVRRSPVLRGALESALATTRDEVFDTSR, from the coding sequence ATGGCCGGTACGACTCCGGGAACCCCCGGCACCCCGCGCGTCCTGCGGGCCATGAACGACCGGGCCGCCCTGGACCTGCTCCTGGAGCACGGCCCCCTCTCGCGGACCCGGATCGGGAAGCTCACCGGGCTTTCCAAGCCGACCGCCTCCCAGCTGCTCGCCCGCCTCGAAGCGGCCGGGCTCGTCGTCGCGACCGGCACCACCGAGGGCCGGCCCGGTCCGAACGCGCAGCTGTACGCGGTCGACGCGCGGGCCGCGTACGCCGCCGGGCTCGACGTCGACCAGCACCGCATCCACGCCGCCGTCGCCGACGTCACGGGCCGGATCGTCGGCGAGTACGAGCTCCGCACCCCCGGCCGCTCCGCCTCCGGCGTCGTCCGCCAGGTCACCGACGCCCTCGACGGGGCGGTCAAGGCGGCCGGGGTCACCCACGCGGACGTGCGACGCCTCGTCATCGGCACCCCCGGCGCCTTCGACCCGGCCACCGGGCGCCTGCGGTACGCCTCCCACCTGCCCGGCTGGCACTCCCCCACCCTCCTGGAGGAGCTGGCCGCCGTCCTGCCCATGCCGTTCGAGTACGAGAACGACGTCAACCTCGTCGCCCTCGCCGAGCAGCGCCTGGGCGCCGCCCGCGGCCACTCCGACTTCGCCCTGCTGTGGAACGAGGGCGGTCTCGGCGCCGCCCTCGTCCTCGGCGGGCGGCTGCACCGCGGCTTCACCGGCGGCGCCGGCGAGCTCGGCTTCCTGCCCGTGCCCGGCACCCCGCTCGTACGGCAGGTCACCAAGGCCAACTCCGGCGGCTTCCAGGAGCTCGCGGGCATCCAGGCGGTGCCCAGGATCGCCCGCGAGGCCGGGATCGAGACCCCCGACCACCCGTTCGTACCGGTGGTGAGCGGACTCCTTTCCCGGGCCGCCGAGACCCATGGGGACGACCCGCGGTACGCGGAGCTGCTCGACCGGTACGCCGAGCGCCTCGCCGTCGGACTCGCCTCCCTCGTGACCGTCCTCGACCCCGAACTGATCGTGCTCGCCGGGGACGCCCTCGTCACCGGCGGCGAACCCCTCCGCGCGCGCGTGCAGTCCGAACTCGCCGACCTCGCCCCGTCCCGGCCGCGGCTCGTCCTCTCCGCCGTACGCCGGAGCCCCGTGCTGCGCGGGGCCCTCGAAAGCGCCCTCGCCACCACGCGCGACGAGGTCTTCGACACCTCGCGCTGA
- a CDS encoding carbohydrate ABC transporter permease — protein MSTDTLPAKAAAAPAAASPEARNTLRSKRRRNALRTALFMSPWLIGFGFFFAYPLVSTLYFSFMRYDGLNPPTWRGLENWTYVFSDLPKFWPAMQNTLWLAVVMVTCRVVFGLGVGMLITKIKTGAGIFRTLFYLPYLAPPVAATLAFVFLLNPGTGPVNSFLEAVGIPAPSWFNDADWAKPALTVLAVWGIGDLMVIFMAALLDVPKEQYEAAELDGASPWQRFRYVTLPNISPIVLFAVVTGIIGAMQYYTQPIVASKVASGVMGGSGAPFQPGYPDDSTLTLPQLIYSLGFSQFNYGAACVVALVLFALSMAFTALLMRRRGGLIGSGD, from the coding sequence ATGAGCACGGACACCCTGCCCGCGAAGGCGGCGGCCGCCCCGGCCGCCGCCTCCCCGGAGGCGCGCAACACCCTGCGGTCGAAGCGCCGGCGCAACGCGCTGCGCACCGCGCTGTTCATGTCGCCCTGGCTGATCGGATTCGGCTTCTTCTTCGCCTATCCGCTGGTCTCCACCCTGTACTTCTCGTTCATGCGGTACGACGGCCTCAACCCGCCGACCTGGCGGGGCCTGGAGAACTGGACGTACGTCTTCTCCGACCTGCCGAAGTTCTGGCCGGCGATGCAGAACACCCTGTGGCTGGCGGTCGTCATGGTGACCTGCCGGGTCGTCTTCGGCCTCGGCGTCGGCATGCTGATCACCAAGATCAAGACGGGTGCCGGGATCTTCCGCACCCTCTTCTACCTGCCCTACCTGGCCCCGCCGGTGGCCGCCACGCTCGCCTTCGTCTTCCTGCTCAACCCCGGCACCGGGCCGGTCAACTCGTTCCTCGAGGCGGTCGGCATCCCCGCCCCCTCCTGGTTCAACGACGCGGACTGGGCCAAGCCGGCCCTCACCGTCCTCGCCGTGTGGGGCATCGGCGACCTCATGGTCATCTTCATGGCCGCCCTGCTCGACGTGCCGAAGGAGCAGTACGAGGCCGCCGAACTCGACGGCGCGTCCCCGTGGCAGCGGTTCCGCTACGTCACGCTGCCGAACATCTCGCCGATCGTGCTCTTCGCGGTCGTGACCGGGATCATCGGCGCGATGCAGTACTACACGCAGCCGATCGTGGCCTCCAAGGTCGCCTCGGGCGTGATGGGCGGCTCCGGCGCCCCCTTCCAGCCCGGCTATCCGGACGACTCCACGCTGACCCTGCCGCAGCTCATCTACAGCCTCGGCTTCAGCCAGTTCAACTACGGCGCGGCCTGCGTGGTGGCGCTGGTGCTCTTCGCACTCTCCATGGCCTTCACCGCCCTGCTGATGCGCAGGCGCGGCGGCCTGATCGGCTCGGGTGACTGA
- a CDS encoding 6-phospho-beta-glucosidase — MKLAVVGGGSTYTPELIDGFARLRDTLPITELVLVDPAAERLDLVGGLARRIFAKQDHDGKIVTTGDLDAGVEGADAVLLQLRVGGQAAREQDETWPLECGCIGQETTGAGGLAKALRTVPVVLDIAERVRRTNPDAWIIDFTNPVGIVTRALLRAGHKAVGLCNVAIGFQRKFAKLLDVAPSEVHLDHVGLNHLTWERAVRIGGPEGEDVLPRLLAEHGDAIAGDLRLPRPVLDRLGVVPSYYLRYFYAHDEVVRELGTKPSRAAEVAAMERELLEMYGDPALDEKPELLAKRGGAFYSEAAVDLAASLLGGGGSPYQVVNTYNNGTLPFLPDDAVIETQAAVGAHGATPLPVAPVDPLYAGLIANVTAYEDLALEAALHGGRDRVFKALLAHPLVGQYAYADGLTDRLIAHNREHLAWV; from the coding sequence ATGAAGCTCGCTGTCGTGGGGGGCGGGTCCACCTACACCCCCGAACTGATCGACGGATTCGCGCGGCTGCGCGACACCCTGCCCATCACCGAACTCGTCCTCGTCGACCCGGCCGCCGAGCGCCTCGACCTCGTCGGCGGACTGGCCCGGCGGATCTTCGCCAAGCAGGACCACGACGGGAAGATCGTCACCACCGGCGACCTCGACGCCGGGGTCGAGGGCGCCGACGCCGTCCTGCTCCAGCTGCGGGTCGGCGGGCAGGCCGCCCGCGAACAGGACGAGACCTGGCCGCTGGAATGCGGCTGCATCGGCCAGGAGACGACGGGCGCCGGCGGCCTCGCGAAGGCGCTGCGCACGGTCCCGGTGGTGCTCGACATCGCCGAGCGCGTCCGCCGCACCAACCCCGACGCCTGGATCATCGACTTCACCAACCCCGTCGGCATCGTCACGCGCGCGCTGCTCCGGGCCGGGCACAAGGCCGTCGGCCTGTGCAACGTCGCCATCGGCTTCCAGCGGAAGTTCGCGAAGCTCCTCGACGTCGCCCCCTCCGAGGTCCACCTCGACCACGTCGGGCTCAACCACCTGACCTGGGAGCGGGCGGTACGGATCGGGGGCCCCGAGGGCGAGGACGTGCTGCCCCGGCTGCTCGCCGAACACGGCGACGCGATCGCCGGCGACCTGCGGCTGCCGCGCCCTGTCCTGGACCGGCTCGGCGTCGTCCCCTCGTACTACCTGCGGTACTTCTACGCGCACGACGAGGTGGTGCGCGAGCTCGGCACGAAGCCCTCGCGGGCCGCCGAGGTCGCGGCGATGGAGCGGGAGCTCCTGGAGATGTACGGGGACCCGGCGCTCGACGAGAAGCCGGAGCTGCTCGCCAAGCGCGGCGGCGCCTTCTACTCGGAGGCGGCCGTGGACCTGGCGGCCTCTCTCCTGGGCGGCGGAGGGTCGCCGTACCAGGTGGTGAACACGTACAACAACGGCACGCTGCCGTTCCTGCCGGACGACGCCGTCATCGAGACGCAGGCGGCGGTCGGCGCGCACGGCGCCACGCCGCTGCCGGTCGCGCCGGTGGACCCGCTGTACGCCGGTCTGATCGCGAACGTCACGGCCTACGAGGACCTGGCCCTGGAGGCGGCGCTGCACGGCGGCCGCGACCGGGTGTTCAAGGCGCTGCTCGCGCACCCGCTGGTCGGGCAGTACGCGTACGCCGACGGGCTCACCGACCGGCTGATCGCGCACAACCGGGAGCACCTCGCGTGGGTGTGA
- a CDS encoding N-acetylglucosamine kinase, producing MNEVLLAIDAGNSKTDVAVLSQGGNVLGSARGGGFQPPVVGVAAAVDGLTEIVGRAWEEAGGAGLPPTFAHVAACLANADLPVEEEALRAELLGRGFSSSVGVHNDTFAILRAGVDEPRGVAVVCGAGINCVGMTPDGRTARFPAIGKISGDWGGGGGLADEALWFAARAEDGRGLPTALADALPAHFGLESMYALIEALHLGRITMAQRHELTPVLFRVAAAGDPVAESLVHRLADEVVAMAYVALRRLGLHREEAPVLLGGSVLAARHPQLEERIRALLAERAPKAVIGFVTAPPVLGAGLLALDAVAAGPEAKARLRERYEG from the coding sequence TTGAACGAGGTGCTCCTCGCGATCGACGCCGGGAACAGCAAGACCGACGTCGCGGTGCTCTCGCAGGGCGGGAACGTCCTGGGGTCGGCGCGCGGCGGCGGGTTCCAGCCGCCGGTGGTGGGGGTGGCGGCGGCGGTCGACGGGCTCACGGAGATCGTCGGGCGGGCGTGGGAGGAGGCCGGCGGTGCCGGGCTTCCCCCGACGTTCGCGCATGTCGCGGCCTGTCTGGCCAATGCCGACCTGCCGGTCGAGGAGGAGGCGCTCCGGGCCGAGCTGCTCGGCCGGGGCTTCAGCTCGTCCGTAGGGGTGCACAACGACACCTTCGCCATCCTGCGGGCCGGGGTCGACGAACCGCGGGGCGTGGCCGTGGTGTGCGGGGCGGGGATCAACTGCGTCGGGATGACCCCGGACGGGCGGACCGCGCGCTTCCCGGCGATCGGGAAGATCTCCGGGGACTGGGGCGGGGGCGGCGGACTCGCCGACGAGGCGCTGTGGTTCGCGGCGCGCGCCGAGGACGGGCGGGGCCTGCCCACCGCCCTCGCCGACGCGCTGCCCGCGCACTTCGGCCTGGAGTCGATGTACGCGCTGATCGAGGCGCTGCACCTGGGCCGGATCACCATGGCGCAGCGGCACGAGCTGACGCCGGTGCTGTTCCGCGTCGCGGCCGCGGGCGATCCGGTGGCGGAGTCGCTCGTGCACCGGCTCGCCGACGAGGTCGTCGCCATGGCGTACGTCGCGCTCCGCCGGCTCGGGCTCCACCGCGAGGAGGCGCCGGTGCTGCTCGGCGGCAGCGTGCTCGCCGCCCGGCACCCGCAGTTGGAGGAGCGGATCCGCGCACTCCTGGCGGAGCGGGCGCCGAAGGCCGTGATCGGCTTCGTGACCGCGCCGCCGGTCCTCGGTGCGGGGCTGCTCGCCCTGGACGCGGTGGCGGCGGGGCCGGAGGCGAAGGCCCGGCTGCGGGAGCGGTACGAGGGCTGA
- a CDS encoding carbohydrate ABC transporter permease has translation MTTATAPVRTVASPALKQARRKALLHWIAVHALGIAAALFFVLPFVFVLLTSLMSDQQALTRDLTPNSWHWDNYVRVFRTEGFLTWWKNSLLYAGLGTALVVVSSIPVAYALAKFRFRGRQLSLLLVISMMMLPPQVVIIPMYLFWAKQMDLSGTLWPLIIPMAFGDAFAIFLLRQFLLTIPNEYVEAARIDGCGELRTLIRVVLPMAKPGIAAVALFQFFYCWNDYFGPQIYASENAAAWTLSYGLESFKGAHHTDWNLTMAATVLVMAPVILVFFFAQKAFVEGVTLTGVKG, from the coding sequence ATGACGACCGCAACCGCTCCCGTCCGGACCGTGGCGAGCCCGGCCCTGAAGCAGGCCCGCCGCAAGGCGCTGCTGCACTGGATCGCCGTGCACGCGCTCGGCATCGCCGCCGCCCTGTTCTTCGTGCTGCCGTTCGTCTTCGTCCTCCTGACGTCCCTGATGAGCGACCAGCAGGCGCTCACCCGGGACCTGACGCCGAACTCCTGGCACTGGGACAACTACGTCCGGGTCTTCCGGACGGAGGGCTTCCTGACCTGGTGGAAGAACTCCCTGCTGTACGCGGGGCTCGGCACCGCCCTCGTCGTGGTGTCCTCGATCCCCGTGGCGTACGCGCTCGCGAAGTTCCGCTTCCGCGGCCGGCAGCTGTCGCTGCTGCTCGTCATCTCGATGATGATGCTGCCGCCGCAGGTCGTGATCATCCCCATGTACCTGTTCTGGGCGAAGCAGATGGACCTCTCCGGCACCCTGTGGCCGCTGATCATCCCGATGGCGTTCGGCGACGCCTTCGCCATCTTCCTGCTGCGCCAGTTCCTGCTGACCATCCCGAACGAGTACGTCGAGGCCGCGCGGATCGACGGGTGCGGCGAACTCCGCACCCTGATCCGGGTCGTGCTCCCGATGGCGAAGCCCGGCATCGCCGCGGTGGCCCTGTTCCAGTTCTTCTACTGCTGGAACGACTACTTCGGGCCGCAGATCTACGCCTCCGAGAACGCGGCCGCCTGGACGCTCAGTTACGGCCTGGAGTCCTTCAAGGGCGCGCACCACACCGACTGGAATCTGACCATGGCCGCGACCGTCCTGGTCATGGCCCCCGTGATCCTCGTGTTCTTCTTCGCGCAGAAGGCGTTCGTCGAGGGAGTCACACTGACCGGAGTGAAGGGCTGA
- a CDS encoding mechanosensitive ion channel family protein → MSWSALAAATEPEPMPVTLDEAAERATNAASWVEENWSTWLNTGLRILLILVVALLLRMAVRRALTKLIERMNRSAQAVEGTTLGGLLVNTERRRQRSEAIGSVLRSVASFLILGTAALMILGAFKIDLAPLLASAGVAGVAIGFGARNLVTDFLSGVFMILEDQYGVGDSVDAGVASGEVVEVGLRVTKLRGVDGEIWYVRNGEIKRIGNLSQGWATAGVDVTVRPTEDLDAVKAVIIEAADSMAKEEPWDERLWGPVEVLGLSEVLLDSMTIRVSAKTMPGKKLGVERELRWRIKRGLDEAGIRIVGGVPPQAEESKADPTAGMAAPSAFASTTSPQSAAATPLPRPDLSK, encoded by the coding sequence GTGTCCTGGTCCGCCCTGGCGGCTGCCACCGAACCCGAACCGATGCCGGTGACCCTGGACGAAGCCGCGGAGAGGGCCACGAACGCGGCGAGCTGGGTGGAGGAGAACTGGTCCACCTGGCTGAACACCGGGTTGCGCATCCTGCTGATCCTGGTCGTCGCGCTGCTGCTCCGGATGGCCGTCCGGCGGGCCCTGACGAAGCTGATCGAGCGGATGAACCGCTCGGCGCAGGCGGTGGAGGGGACGACGCTCGGCGGTCTCCTGGTCAACACCGAGCGGCGGCGGCAGCGCTCGGAGGCGATCGGGTCGGTGCTCCGCTCGGTGGCGTCCTTCCTGATCCTGGGCACGGCCGCGCTGATGATCCTCGGCGCCTTCAAGATCGACCTGGCGCCGCTGCTCGCCTCGGCCGGTGTGGCCGGTGTGGCGATCGGTTTCGGCGCGCGGAACCTGGTGACGGACTTCCTGTCCGGTGTCTTCATGATCCTGGAGGACCAGTACGGCGTCGGCGACTCGGTCGACGCGGGCGTGGCCTCCGGCGAGGTCGTCGAGGTGGGCCTGCGGGTGACCAAGCTGCGCGGGGTGGACGGCGAGATCTGGTACGTGCGCAACGGCGAGATCAAGCGGATAGGGAACCTCAGCCAGGGCTGGGCGACGGCCGGCGTGGACGTGACCGTCCGGCCGACGGAGGACCTGGACGCGGTGAAGGCCGTGATCATCGAGGCGGCGGACTCCATGGCGAAGGAGGAGCCCTGGGACGAGCGTCTGTGGGGTCCGGTGGAGGTGCTGGGTCTGAGCGAGGTGCTGCTCGACTCGATGACGATCCGGGTCTCGGCGAAGACGATGCCGGGCAAGAAGCTGGGCGTGGAGCGCGAGCTGCGCTGGCGCATCAAGCGGGGCCTGGACGAGGCCGGCATCCGGATCGTGGGCGGCGTCCCGCCCCAGGCCGAGGAGTCGAAGGCCGACCCGACGGCCGGCATGGCGGCCCCGTCGGCCTTCGCCTCGACGACCTCCCCCCAGTCGGCGGCGGCGACCCCGCTGCCGAGGCCGGACCTCTCGAAGTAG
- a CDS encoding ABC transporter substrate-binding protein produces the protein MPVRPRRAAAALAATASIALFASACTGSANNAAADDPNAQTTITFWHGWNAPAEVKAIEDNVARFEKAHPNIKVKVVGDINDEKLGQALRAGGSNGPDVVSSFTTSNVGKFCSSGALADLKPFIEKSKLDLDKTFPKVLQEYTQFEGRRCSLPLLSDAYGLYYNKDAFRKAGLDPEAPPKTWSQFTQVAKKLTKAKGDSYEQLGFMPNYLGYETVVEHYMSQWDHTYFTEDGKSNVAKDPAFAEMMTYQKSLVDSLGGFEKLDKYRTAFGDEWGAKHPFQTGQVAMQLDGEWRLNFIKNAGVKFDVGVAPLPVADDEIAEYGKGYLSGTIMGIAPQSKKQNAAWELVKYMTTDTDAVVSFANAIGNVPSTFEALKSPNLKFDDRFKVFLDIAKHPESTTMDNAVNGPAYQETLSSLAHKYESGQVTDLKKGLADAAAQIDRDIAAAK, from the coding sequence ATGCCCGTACGTCCGCGCAGAGCCGCCGCCGCGCTCGCCGCCACCGCCTCGATCGCCCTCTTCGCCTCCGCCTGTACCGGCTCCGCGAACAACGCGGCCGCCGACGACCCGAACGCGCAGACGACGATCACCTTCTGGCACGGCTGGAACGCGCCCGCCGAGGTCAAGGCGATCGAGGACAACGTCGCCCGCTTCGAGAAGGCCCACCCGAACATCAAGGTGAAGGTCGTCGGCGACATCAACGACGAGAAGCTCGGCCAGGCGCTGCGCGCGGGCGGCTCGAACGGGCCGGACGTCGTCTCCTCGTTCACCACCTCCAACGTCGGCAAGTTCTGCTCCTCGGGCGCGCTCGCCGACCTCAAGCCCTTCATAGAGAAGTCGAAGCTCGACCTGGACAAGACCTTCCCGAAGGTCCTCCAGGAGTACACCCAGTTCGAGGGCAGGCGCTGCTCCCTGCCGCTGCTCTCCGACGCGTACGGGCTCTACTACAACAAGGACGCCTTCCGGAAGGCCGGGCTCGACCCCGAGGCCCCGCCGAAGACCTGGTCCCAGTTCACCCAGGTCGCCAAGAAGCTGACGAAGGCGAAGGGCGACTCGTACGAGCAGCTCGGCTTCATGCCGAACTACCTCGGCTACGAGACGGTCGTCGAGCACTACATGTCGCAGTGGGACCACACGTACTTCACCGAGGACGGCAAGTCGAACGTCGCCAAGGACCCGGCCTTCGCCGAGATGATGACGTACCAGAAGTCCCTGGTGGACTCGCTCGGCGGGTTCGAGAAGCTCGACAAGTACCGCACCGCCTTCGGTGACGAGTGGGGCGCCAAGCACCCCTTCCAGACCGGCCAGGTCGCCATGCAGCTGGACGGCGAGTGGCGGCTGAACTTCATCAAGAACGCCGGCGTGAAGTTCGACGTCGGCGTGGCGCCGCTGCCGGTCGCGGACGACGAGATCGCCGAGTACGGCAAGGGCTACCTCTCCGGCACGATCATGGGCATCGCGCCGCAGAGCAAGAAGCAGAACGCGGCCTGGGAGCTGGTCAAGTACATGACCACGGACACCGATGCCGTGGTGAGCTTCGCGAACGCCATCGGGAACGTGCCCTCCACCTTCGAGGCACTCAAGTCCCCGAACCTGAAGTTCGACGACCGTTTCAAGGTCTTCCTGGACATCGCCAAGCACCCGGAGTCCACCACCATGGACAACGCGGTCAACGGCCCCGCCTACCAGGAGACCCTCTCCAGCCTCGCCCACAAGTACGAGAGCGGCCAGGTCACGGACCTCAAGAAGGGCCTCGCGGACGCCGCGGCCCAGATCGACCGCGACATCGCCGCGGCGAAGTGA